In Ignavibacteriales bacterium, a single window of DNA contains:
- a CDS encoding NAD-dependent succinate-semialdehyde dehydrogenase — protein sequence MSIISINPATGEILKTFNPLSPEELEVKISLAENIFQKYKNISFQERTAMMNKAADILEEEKTIFGGIMTTEMGKPLWSAAEEAAKCAWVCRYYAEKAEHFLADELVQTTASKSYIKYQPLGIILAVMPWNFPFWQVFRFAAPALMAGNVGLLKHASNVPQCALAIEDIFRRAGFPDETFQSLLIGSDKVSRIIEDDRIKAITLTGSEPAGRSVASIAGKAIKKTVLELGGSDPFIVMPSSNIEEAARIAVRARTINNGQSCIAAKRFIVHNKIYKEFTSLFIEETEKLKVSDPMLDDCDIGPLATPALLNELEEQVDTSVKMGARILTGGHRIDRPGNYYEPTIITNIPKDSPAHSQELFGPVASLFKVNNINEAIKLANDSPFGLGASAWTKIASEKQQFIDELQTGSVFINGMVVSDPRLPFGGVKNSGYGRELSAFGIREFVNIKTVWIK from the coding sequence ATGTCAATAATATCGATCAATCCTGCAACCGGTGAAATTCTAAAAACTTTCAATCCACTTTCTCCCGAGGAGTTAGAGGTTAAGATATCTCTCGCCGAAAATATTTTCCAGAAATATAAAAATATATCTTTTCAAGAACGTACCGCGATGATGAACAAAGCCGCCGATATTCTTGAAGAAGAGAAAACCATATTCGGTGGAATTATGACAACCGAAATGGGTAAGCCATTATGGTCGGCAGCCGAAGAAGCGGCAAAATGCGCCTGGGTATGCAGATATTACGCAGAGAAGGCGGAACATTTTTTAGCCGATGAATTAGTGCAAACTACCGCATCGAAAAGTTACATAAAATATCAACCACTTGGAATTATACTCGCAGTAATGCCATGGAATTTTCCTTTTTGGCAAGTGTTCCGATTTGCGGCACCTGCCCTGATGGCGGGAAATGTTGGATTACTTAAACATGCATCAAATGTGCCTCAATGCGCGCTCGCAATAGAAGATATTTTCAGGCGAGCGGGCTTTCCGGATGAAACTTTTCAATCACTCCTGATCGGTTCCGATAAAGTTTCAAGAATAATTGAAGATGATAGAATTAAAGCTATAACATTAACAGGCAGCGAACCGGCAGGTCGTTCAGTTGCGAGCATTGCCGGTAAAGCAATCAAGAAAACGGTTCTTGAATTAGGCGGAAGCGATCCTTTTATTGTAATGCCGAGCTCGAATATCGAGGAAGCAGCAAGAATCGCAGTGAGAGCCAGGACAATTAATAACGGACAATCTTGCATAGCTGCAAAGCGGTTCATTGTGCACAATAAAATTTACAAAGAATTCACATCTCTTTTTATCGAAGAGACGGAAAAATTAAAAGTATCCGATCCTATGTTAGATGATTGCGATATCGGTCCCCTCGCGACACCTGCTCTTTTAAATGAACTGGAAGAACAAGTTGATACGAGCGTTAAAATGGGCGCGCGTATTCTTACGGGTGGTCATCGCATAGACAGACCCGGAAATTATTATGAGCCTACTATCATCACGAATATTCCGAAAGATTCGCCGGCACATTCACAAGAATTATTCGGTCCGGTTGCTTCATTATTCAAAGTGAATAACATAAATGAAGCAATAAAACTCGCAAACGATTCACCGTTCGGTTTGGGAGCGAGCGCATGGACTAAAATCGCTTCAGAAAAACAGCAATTCATCGATGAGCTTCAAACCGGATCGGTATTCATAAACGGAATGGTTGTTTCCGATCCCCGATTACCGTTTGGAGGAGTGAAGAACTCCGGATACGGGCGCGAATTAAGTGCTTTTGGAATACGAGAATTTGTGAATATCAAAACAGTTTGGATAAAATAA
- a CDS encoding VOC family protein: MISHVKFISVPVSDYDRALKFYSEKLGFTLITDQKFNDDSRWIEMQVGKSETKVVLFTPTGHENRIGTSMNMAFTCADVNTTYEELKLRGVEFKVPPTTAPWGTYAQFVDSEGNIFVLSST, encoded by the coding sequence ATGATTAGTCATGTGAAATTTATAAGTGTACCGGTTTCGGATTATGACAGGGCTCTAAAGTTTTACTCGGAAAAATTGGGGTTCACGTTAATTACAGATCAGAAATTCAACGATGATTCACGATGGATCGAAATGCAGGTAGGCAAATCTGAGACTAAAGTAGTATTATTCACTCCGACGGGTCACGAAAACCGGATCGGCACTTCCATGAACATGGCATTTACGTGCGCGGATGTGAATACTACATATGAGGAATTAAAATTACGCGGCGTTGAATTTAAAGTCCCCCCCACTACTGCACCTTGGGGAACTTATGCCCAGTTTGTCGATTCCGAAGGAAATATTTTCGTGCTTTCATCCACTTAA
- the purE gene encoding 5-(carboxyamino)imidazole ribonucleotide mutase produces MKKPLIGIIMGSKSDLPIMAEAAEMLENFGIPFEITIASAHRTPERAAQYATTAQKRGIKAIIAGAGGAAHLPGVIASMTTLPIIGVPIKSTNSIDGWDSILSILQMPSGIPVATVALNGAQNAAILAAQIIAHCDSKVAVKLKEFKKSLKKKVEQNIHELEKVDYKEFLKKPGK; encoded by the coding sequence ATGAAAAAACCACTTATTGGAATTATAATGGGGAGTAAATCGGATTTGCCGATAATGGCAGAAGCCGCGGAAATGCTGGAAAATTTCGGGATCCCGTTCGAAATTACAATCGCGTCGGCTCACCGCACACCGGAACGTGCCGCTCAATATGCAACGACCGCTCAGAAGCGCGGGATCAAAGCAATCATCGCGGGCGCAGGAGGTGCAGCACATTTGCCCGGTGTCATCGCATCTATGACCACCCTGCCCATAATCGGTGTTCCGATCAAATCGACGAATTCTATCGATGGTTGGGATTCGATATTATCGATCTTACAGATGCCGTCGGGAATTCCGGTTGCAACTGTAGCATTGAACGGAGCGCAAAATGCCGCCATACTAGCCGCACAAATTATCGCACATTGCGATTCTAAAGTTGCAGTCAAACTGAAAGAATTTAAAAAATCTTTAAAGAAAAAAGTAGAGCAAAATATACATGAACTCGAGAAAGTTGACTACAAAGAATTCCTGAAGAAACCCGGCAAGTGA
- a CDS encoding lamin tail domain-containing protein has protein sequence MRYSIFLFLTLFCSELKGQISQFPYLQNFDSVTPPVLPIQWTTTTNKSVTGDFITTKSSPYSDSNAAISTNSTISQALISPLIDFSNKEADSLKFYERRSSSHNSGLLIEASTNGGITFDIPISDTLKNPGTTSYVLRKFRLSPSLNNQSNIKFRWRVIGNGTGTSGTIRFDDVLITALYNTDISIDYINIFPTFPIIGDSVVVQAILKNSGLQPVQNISVDFYEDKNHDSLPQPDEVFSSASTQKLLQPAETTAVQAILIQPLFGKEWIFINAILTGDQNLSNNLKKYTLSVGIPPSSVVVNEIMFAPDSPGPEWVELYNNYSDTVDLNGWKISNRYSSTKHLITNQNIQIPPNAYCVLTKDLNLFAAVHPDISATTLQINSLPTYFLNNTGDAVVLFDDRGAIMDSVYYFPSWNDSVGNSLERIEPEVGSTDSTNWGSSKDSVGSTPGLQNYLTPLEYDLCIVNAYAIDTTTIRVVVRNAGHQIAQNFSVSLYFDSNGDSIADASELISSHQIISPLIFKDSLAIDFTWNNLPPGKKILISIIDYPLDMRLTDNTIFFEIKNRFGKNVIAINEIMYQPKTGDAEYVELFNNGTDLVDLSEWRLTDFKDTNSSSKYVISNSSFVIGSGEFLVIAFDSSIYNRFSYLRDSNYNVIIKDGCLSLNNDGDEIILSDLTGEIIDSVHYFPWWHNSDIEDVEGRSLERINPNLSSHDRRNWSTSANSLGGSPSFQNSLFTVTVPDNSSISFTPNPFSPDGDGYEDVTIIHYELHSSTATIRVRIYDLTGRLVRTLAENEPSGSRGDIIWNGYNDNKNRVRIGIYIVLLEALDSFGSTLSNVKSPLVVATKM, from the coding sequence ATGCGATATTCTATATTTTTGTTTCTAACTCTTTTTTGTTCTGAGTTAAAAGGACAAATCAGTCAATTTCCTTATCTTCAAAATTTCGATTCTGTTACACCGCCTGTTCTGCCAATTCAATGGACAACAACAACGAATAAATCAGTAACAGGAGATTTCATAACGACAAAATCATCTCCTTATTCCGATTCAAACGCGGCGATTAGCACAAACTCCACCATAAGCCAAGCGTTGATCTCGCCTTTGATCGATTTTTCAAACAAAGAGGCCGACAGTCTAAAATTTTACGAGCGAAGATCGAGCAGCCATAATTCCGGTTTATTGATCGAAGCATCCACTAACGGAGGAATAACATTCGATATCCCGATTAGCGATACATTGAAAAATCCCGGAACAACATCGTACGTCCTTAGAAAATTTAGACTCTCTCCTTCACTAAATAATCAAAGCAATATAAAATTTCGATGGCGAGTTATCGGCAATGGAACCGGCACATCCGGTACAATTCGTTTTGACGATGTACTGATAACTGCGTTATACAACACGGATATATCTATTGACTACATAAACATCTTTCCCACTTTTCCGATTATTGGAGATTCCGTAGTCGTTCAGGCAATTTTGAAAAATTCCGGTTTACAACCGGTGCAAAATATTTCGGTCGATTTCTATGAAGATAAAAATCACGACTCGCTCCCTCAACCAGATGAAGTATTTTCATCGGCATCAACCCAAAAATTACTTCAACCCGCTGAAACAACAGCAGTTCAAGCCATCTTAATTCAACCCTTGTTTGGAAAAGAATGGATATTTATCAATGCGATTCTAACTGGAGATCAGAATCTTTCCAATAATCTTAAGAAATATACTTTATCCGTCGGTATACCACCATCCTCCGTCGTAGTGAATGAAATAATGTTCGCTCCTGATAGTCCTGGGCCGGAATGGGTGGAGTTGTATAATAATTATTCGGATACGGTTGATTTGAATGGTTGGAAGATCAGCAACCGATACTCATCAACGAAACATCTTATCACGAATCAAAATATTCAGATCCCTCCGAACGCTTACTGCGTTTTGACGAAGGACCTAAATTTATTCGCTGCAGTTCATCCGGATATTTCTGCAACAACTTTGCAAATCAATTCGTTACCGACATATTTTTTAAATAATACGGGTGATGCAGTAGTTCTTTTTGATGACCGGGGGGCGATAATGGATAGCGTTTATTATTTCCCATCCTGGAACGATTCAGTAGGGAATTCTTTAGAGAGAATCGAACCCGAGGTTGGATCTACTGATTCCACAAATTGGGGATCATCGAAAGATTCAGTTGGCAGTACTCCCGGTCTTCAAAACTATCTTACTCCTTTAGAATACGATCTTTGCATCGTGAATGCGTACGCCATTGATACGACGACAATCAGAGTCGTTGTTCGGAATGCCGGGCATCAAATAGCTCAGAATTTTTCCGTCTCCCTTTACTTCGATTCGAATGGCGATTCGATTGCCGATGCCTCAGAACTAATCTCATCACATCAAATAATTTCACCATTGATTTTTAAAGATTCCTTGGCGATCGATTTTACATGGAATAATCTACCTCCCGGTAAAAAGATTCTCATATCCATTATCGATTACCCTCTCGATATGAGACTGACTGATAATACGATCTTTTTCGAGATAAAGAATCGCTTCGGAAAGAACGTCATCGCTATTAATGAAATCATGTACCAACCGAAAACCGGCGATGCTGAATATGTTGAGCTTTTTAATAACGGAACCGACCTCGTTGATCTTTCTGAATGGAGACTAACAGATTTTAAAGACACAAATTCATCGAGCAAATATGTCATTAGTAATTCGTCGTTCGTCATCGGTAGCGGAGAATTTTTAGTAATCGCTTTTGATTCATCGATCTACAATCGATTCTCTTATCTTCGAGATTCAAATTATAACGTGATTATTAAAGATGGATGCTTAAGCTTGAATAATGACGGTGACGAAATTATTCTTTCAGATTTGACCGGAGAAATAATCGACAGTGTTCATTATTTCCCCTGGTGGCACAACTCCGATATCGAAGATGTTGAAGGTAGATCGTTAGAGAGAATCAATCCAAATCTTTCAAGCCACGATCGAAGAAACTGGAGTACAAGCGCAAACTCTTTAGGCGGATCGCCTTCATTTCAAAATAGTTTATTTACGGTCACTGTCCCGGATAACAGTTCAATTTCTTTCACTCCCAATCCTTTCTCACCCGACGGTGATGGATACGAGGATGTAACAATAATTCATTATGAATTACATTCATCAACAGCGACGATTCGAGTGAGAATTTACGATTTGACCGGAAGGTTGGTGCGGACACTCGCTGAAAATGAACCAAGCGGTTCGCGGGGAGATATCATCTGGAACGGATATAATGACAACAAAAATAGAGTCCGCATTGGGATTTATATTGTTCTCCTGGAAGCATTAGATAGTTTTGGTAGCACACTTTCGAATGTGAAATCGCCCCTTGTTGTCGCGACCAAAATGTAA
- a CDS encoding oligopeptide transporter, OPT family gives MEHQTNTTSGLPDNAYKELKEGEAYYPLMDPAKPYPEVTGWSVGWGLVMAVLFSAAAAYSGLKIGQVFEAAIPIAILAVGLSAAFKKPNALGQNVIIQSIGACSGVIVAGAIFTIPALYILNLDASFWQMFMASALGGFLGILFLIPFRKYFVKDMHGKFPFPEATATTEILVAGEKGGKQAGVLVVAGLLGGFFDFAFSAFGWWSEVVTSRMFHYGEVVADKLKVVAKLNVSAMVFGLGYIVGLKYSAIIAAGSFLSWFVLIPLFYEIGQHLTTPLGATATKLIADMSAEEIFRTYVRQIGIGGIAMAGIVGILRSSKIIGGAFKLAYNEILHKKSGDSDETIRWQTDLRMNFIVIMILLTALMLFVFFYAGVVFNFTHALVGLLIVIIISFLFTTVAANAIAIVGTNPVSGMTLMTLILSSFVLVRIGLSGTSGMISALIIGGVVCTALSVAGGFITDLKIGYWLGSTPKKQETWKFLGVLVSAATVGGVVMILNKTYGFTGPNAMVAPQANAMAAVIQPLMSATPAPWILYLVGAIIALILVMIKIPPLAFALGMYIPQELNVPLVFGGLVAWWVTSRSKNEKLNNARFSRGTLIASGFIAGGALFGVFNAFLRFSDQMLIERFQLDLGISNWYLAHWAESANGEILGLIMFALLFIYMVWDSMRAKED, from the coding sequence ATGGAACATCAAACCAATACAACTAGCGGTCTTCCTGATAATGCTTATAAAGAACTGAAAGAGGGAGAAGCGTATTACCCTCTTATGGATCCGGCAAAACCATACCCCGAAGTTACGGGATGGTCTGTTGGGTGGGGACTTGTTATGGCAGTCCTATTCTCAGCCGCCGCGGCTTATTCCGGTTTAAAGATCGGACAGGTTTTTGAAGCGGCAATTCCAATCGCGATTTTAGCAGTCGGACTATCTGCTGCATTTAAAAAACCGAATGCCCTCGGACAAAATGTTATCATCCAATCAATCGGCGCTTGTTCAGGTGTTATCGTTGCCGGAGCTATCTTTACAATTCCCGCATTGTACATCCTCAATCTCGATGCAAGCTTTTGGCAGATGTTTATGGCATCTGCTCTCGGTGGATTCCTCGGCATTTTGTTCCTGATTCCATTCAGAAAATATTTTGTAAAAGATATGCACGGAAAATTTCCGTTTCCTGAAGCTACCGCGACAACTGAAATATTAGTTGCAGGTGAAAAAGGCGGCAAACAAGCCGGTGTTTTAGTTGTAGCAGGATTACTCGGTGGTTTTTTTGATTTTGCTTTCAGCGCGTTCGGATGGTGGTCGGAAGTTGTCACTTCGCGAATGTTTCATTATGGAGAAGTAGTTGCCGACAAATTAAAAGTTGTTGCAAAGCTGAATGTTTCAGCAATGGTGTTTGGTTTAGGATACATTGTCGGTTTGAAATACTCTGCAATCATCGCTGCCGGTTCGTTTTTATCATGGTTCGTTCTTATTCCACTTTTCTATGAAATTGGTCAGCATCTTACCACTCCTCTTGGAGCGACCGCTACAAAATTAATTGCCGATATGAGTGCTGAAGAAATTTTTAGAACATACGTCCGACAAATCGGTATCGGTGGAATTGCCATGGCAGGAATTGTTGGGATTCTCCGCTCTTCAAAAATTATCGGCGGCGCATTCAAGTTAGCTTATAATGAAATCTTGCATAAAAAATCCGGAGACAGCGATGAAACAATTCGCTGGCAAACAGATTTGCGAATGAATTTCATCGTCATAATGATTTTATTAACAGCTTTGATGCTTTTTGTCTTCTTCTATGCCGGTGTGGTTTTTAACTTCACACATGCATTAGTCGGATTATTGATAGTAATTATAATTTCATTCTTATTCACAACTGTTGCAGCAAATGCAATAGCTATTGTTGGTACCAATCCTGTTTCCGGTATGACATTGATGACGCTGATTCTTTCATCGTTCGTTCTTGTAAGAATTGGACTATCAGGAACCTCGGGAATGATTTCTGCACTGATCATAGGCGGTGTTGTTTGCACAGCACTTTCCGTCGCAGGTGGTTTTATTACAGATCTGAAAATTGGTTACTGGTTGGGTTCAACTCCAAAGAAACAAGAAACCTGGAAATTTTTAGGCGTATTGGTTTCAGCGGCAACAGTTGGTGGAGTTGTAATGATATTGAACAAAACATACGGCTTCACTGGTCCCAATGCGATGGTTGCACCACAGGCAAACGCAATGGCGGCTGTGATACAACCGTTGATGTCCGCAACACCGGCACCATGGATATTGTATCTTGTAGGTGCTATTATCGCTTTAATTTTAGTGATGATAAAAATACCACCCCTTGCATTCGCACTCGGAATGTACATTCCGCAAGAGTTGAATGTTCCGCTCGTGTTCGGCGGACTTGTAGCATGGTGGGTGACTTCGCGATCCAAGAATGAAAAACTTAACAACGCTCGCTTCTCGCGCGGAACCCTCATCGCTTCCGGATTCATTGCAGGCGGCGCTCTGTTTGGTGTGTTTAATGCATTTTTGAGATTTTCGGATCAAATGCTCATTGAAAGATTCCAGCTTGATCTCGGAATTTCCAATTGGTACCTCGCTCATTGGGCAGAGAGTGCAAATGGTGAAATACTTGGATTGATCATGTTCGCACTTCTCTTCATATACATGGTATGGGATTCAATGCGCGCGAAGGAAGATTAA
- a CDS encoding ORF6N domain-containing protein, which produces MSSTTLIPIERIEQQIFLIRGQKAMLDSHLALLYGVSTKRLNEQVRRNISRFPEDFMFQLTPEEYIFLRSQIATSKSGSGGRRYLPLAFTEQGVAMLSTVLNSERAIQVNIAIMRAFVKLRQILATHKDLAHKLEELERKFETHDIQIKSVFEAIRQLMTPPEKPKRQIGFIVEEPKSRYTIKRKRI; this is translated from the coding sequence ATGAGTTCTACAACACTGATACCAATTGAAAGAATCGAACAGCAAATCTTCTTGATCCGTGGGCAAAAGGCAATGTTAGATTCTCACCTCGCGTTGCTGTACGGTGTATCTACTAAACGGCTTAATGAACAAGTTAGAAGGAACATTAGTCGATTCCCCGAAGATTTTATGTTCCAACTTACACCAGAAGAATATATATTTTTGAGGTCGCAAATTGCGACCTCAAAATCTGGCAGCGGTGGGAGACGTTATCTTCCACTTGCTTTTACTGAACAAGGCGTAGCGATGCTTTCGACTGTTTTAAACAGTGAAAGAGCTATCCAAGTCAACATTGCTATCATGAGGGCATTCGTAAAGTTAAGACAGATCCTTGCAACTCACAAAGACTTAGCACATAAGCTCGAAGAACTTGAGCGAAAGTTTGAAACACACGACATACAAATTAAATCGGTCTTTGAAGCAATTCGGCAATTGATGACTCCGCCAGAAAAACCAAAACGTCAAATTGGATTTATAGTTGAAGAACCTAAGAGCAGATATACAATTAAACGCAAAAGAATTTGA